A region of Sesamum indicum cultivar Zhongzhi No. 13 linkage group LG7, S_indicum_v1.0, whole genome shotgun sequence DNA encodes the following proteins:
- the LOC105166606 gene encoding GATA transcription factor 8 isoform X1 yields the protein MGPNFMDEIDCGNFFDQIDDLIEFPPENESGGGGGNLVSSVDSKAFSSMWNDALPESDPFFSGSHGNSSSDLSAELSVPYEDIVQLEWLSTFMEDSFSGQGMTVGKENLCPEMEPSDNQFQTSSPISVLESSSSSSTSSSSEAKAMPLSPSHRGPQRARSKRPRPATFNPRAAIQLISPTSSFIETPQPFVAPGLSSESENFAESTTMKKSPKPAGLEPKKKKKIKIASPVDAEDAHQNPPAQAVRKCMHCEITKTPQWRAGPMGPKTLCNACGVRYKSGRLFPEYRPAASPTFVPSLHSNSHKKVLEMRGKVGPGTATTTPTTTKPEVIPNM from the exons atggggCCAAATTTCATGGATGAGATTGACTGTGGAaacttttttgatcaaattgatGACTTGATTGAGTTTCCCCCGGAGAATGAGTCTGGTGGCGGCGGCGGCAATTTAGTTAGCTCTGTCGACTCCAAGGCTTTTTCTAGCATGTGGAATGATGCATTGCCGGAATCCGACCCATTTTTCTCTGGCAGCCATGGCAACTCCTCGTCTGACCTATCAGCCGAGCTTTCTGTTCCG TACGAGGATATAGTGCAACTCGAATGGCTTTCGACTTTTATGGAGGATTCGTTTTCGGGGCAGGGGATGACTGTTGGAAAAGAGAACTTGTGCCCGGAGATGGAGCCGTCAGACAACCAATTCCAAACGTCCAGCCCCATTTCCGTTCTAgagagcagcagcagcagcagcactAGTTCGTCCTCGGAGGCAAAGGCGATGCCGCTCAGCCCCAGTCACCGCGGGCCACAACGTGCACGAAGCAAGCGCCCCCGTCCGGCAACTTTTAATCCGAGAGCTGCCATTCAACTAATCTCCCCTACATCGTCCTTCATAGAGACCCCACAGCCATTCGTCGCTCCTGGATTATCTTCAGAGTCCGAGAACTTTGCCGAATCGACAACGATGAAGAAATCCCCAAAACCGGCTGGACTTGagccaaagaagaaaaagaaaattaagatagCTTCGCCCGTTGATGCGGAGGACGCTCATCAGAACCCTCCAGCACAAGCTGTACGCAAATGCATGCATTGCGAGATAACAAAGACGCCTCAATGGAGGGCCGGCCCAATGGGGCCAAAAACACTATGCAATGCTTGTGGCGTCCGCTACAAGTCCGGCCGCTTGTTCCCGGAGTACCGTCCGGCTGCAAGCCCGACATTCGTTCCCTCTTTGCACTCAAACTCCCACAAGAAAGTTCTCGAGATGAGAGGCAAGGTCGGGCCGGGGACTGCAACCACTACTCCAACGACCACGAAGCCCGAGGTCATTCCGAACATGTGA
- the LOC105166606 gene encoding GATA transcription factor 8 isoform X2, whose amino-acid sequence MRILNAARNVILICNARLHYKYEDIVQLEWLSTFMEDSFSGQGMTVGKENLCPEMEPSDNQFQTSSPISVLESSSSSSTSSSSEAKAMPLSPSHRGPQRARSKRPRPATFNPRAAIQLISPTSSFIETPQPFVAPGLSSESENFAESTTMKKSPKPAGLEPKKKKKIKIASPVDAEDAHQNPPAQAVRKCMHCEITKTPQWRAGPMGPKTLCNACGVRYKSGRLFPEYRPAASPTFVPSLHSNSHKKVLEMRGKVGPGTATTTPTTTKPEVIPNM is encoded by the exons ATGCGGATACTGAATGCAGCACGAAATGTAATACTAATTTGCAATGCAAGATTACACTACAAG TACGAGGATATAGTGCAACTCGAATGGCTTTCGACTTTTATGGAGGATTCGTTTTCGGGGCAGGGGATGACTGTTGGAAAAGAGAACTTGTGCCCGGAGATGGAGCCGTCAGACAACCAATTCCAAACGTCCAGCCCCATTTCCGTTCTAgagagcagcagcagcagcagcactAGTTCGTCCTCGGAGGCAAAGGCGATGCCGCTCAGCCCCAGTCACCGCGGGCCACAACGTGCACGAAGCAAGCGCCCCCGTCCGGCAACTTTTAATCCGAGAGCTGCCATTCAACTAATCTCCCCTACATCGTCCTTCATAGAGACCCCACAGCCATTCGTCGCTCCTGGATTATCTTCAGAGTCCGAGAACTTTGCCGAATCGACAACGATGAAGAAATCCCCAAAACCGGCTGGACTTGagccaaagaagaaaaagaaaattaagatagCTTCGCCCGTTGATGCGGAGGACGCTCATCAGAACCCTCCAGCACAAGCTGTACGCAAATGCATGCATTGCGAGATAACAAAGACGCCTCAATGGAGGGCCGGCCCAATGGGGCCAAAAACACTATGCAATGCTTGTGGCGTCCGCTACAAGTCCGGCCGCTTGTTCCCGGAGTACCGTCCGGCTGCAAGCCCGACATTCGTTCCCTCTTTGCACTCAAACTCCCACAAGAAAGTTCTCGAGATGAGAGGCAAGGTCGGGCCGGGGACTGCAACCACTACTCCAACGACCACGAAGCCCGAGGTCATTCCGAACATGTGA
- the LOC105166607 gene encoding auxin response factor 18: MINAMNSVGRPMNQVEKCLDPQLWHACAGGMAQIPPINSKVYYFPQGHSEHANKAVDFHEFPRISPLIPCRVSSISYLADSETDEVYAKMRLVPLGRNECDVDDEGGLMGFSKNEEKEKPNSFAKTLTQSDANNGGGFSVPRYCAETIFPRLDYSAEPPVQTILAKDVHGEVWKFRHIYRGTPRRHLLTTGWSNFVNQKKLVAGDSIVFLRTENGELCLGIQRAKTGISGGPEVLSGWSTGAANCASALYKGFSGSQSESLCVGSVRKRNGSCDSGARERGNVSAESVIEAASLAASGRPFEVVYYPRASTPEFVVRASAVRAAMRIQWCAGMRFKMAFETEDSSRISWFMGTVSSVQVDDPVYWPNSPWRLLQVAWDEPELLQNVKRVSPWLVELVSHIPAIPLSPFSPPRKRPRPPEFPLGQLHMPMTLLRNPLSPSSPLCCLPDNISSGIQGARHAQFLLSSSDPHFNNLQMGPHPFNFKPLPKILTGSRLENSNFDPLSCSLQTKSSTLSLNENNETKSPVFLLFGQPILTEQQISRSCSLDTEENMGNVSNGSVSAVIQNSPPEACSEGEFPRLKDQKLELGLETTNCKVFLESEDVGRTLDLSSISSYEELYRKLASMFSLQRSDTSTNVVYSDAEGATRPTEDVPFGDFMKKARRLTILIESGRENRGI; encoded by the exons ATGATTAATGCTATGAATTCAGTGGGGAGGCCCATGAATCAAGTGGAGAAGTGCTTGGATCCCCAGCTATGGCATGCCTGTGCTGGTGGGATGGCTCAAATTCCACCTATAAATTCAAAGGTTTATTACTTTCCTCAGGGTCACTCTGAGCATGCCAATAAAGCTGTAGATTTTCATGAATTTCCAAGAATTTCACCCCTTATACCTTGTAGAGTATCATCCATAAGCTACTTGGCTGATTCTGAGACAGACGAGGTTTACGCGAAAATGAGATTAGTTCCATTGGGAAGAAATGAATGTGATGTTGATGATGAGGGTGGATTGATGGGATTTAGTAAGAATGAGGAGAAAGAGAAGCCTAATTCATTTGCCAAGACCTTAACACAGTCTGATGCAAACAATGGTGGGGGTTTCTCCGTCCCGAGATACTGTGCTGAGACGATATTTCCGAGGTTGGATTATTCGGCTGAGCCGCCGGTTCAGACTATCTTGGCTAAGGATGTTCATGGGGAGGTATGGAAATTCAGGCATATTTATAGAGGTACGCCGAGGCGGCATCTTTTGACTACGGGGTGGAGTAATTTTGTGAACCAAAAAAAGCTTGTGGCTGGGGATTCTATTGTCTTCTTGAGGACAGAAAACGGCGAATTGTGTCTTGGAATACAGAGGGCGAAGACGGGCATCAGCGGTGGGCCGGAGGTCTTGTCTGGATGGAGCACTGGGGCTGCAAATTGCGCCTCGGCTTTGTATAAGGGGTTCTCTGGTTCTCAAAGTGAGAGTTTATGTGTTGGAAGTGTTAGGAAACGGAATGGTAGTTGTGATTCAGGGGCGAGGGAGAGGGGGAATGTGAGTGCCGAATCTGTTATTGAAGCAGCTAGTCTTGCTGCCAGTGGCCGGCCGTTCGAGGTCGTCTATTATCCACGTGCAAGCACGCCGGAATTTGTGGTGAGGGCTTCAGCTGTGAGGGCTGCAATGAGGATCCAATGGTGTGCTGGAATGAGGTTTAAGATGGCATTTGAGACGGAAGATTCGTCTCGGATAAGCTGGTTTATGGGAACTGTATCATCGGTTCAGGTCGATGACCCTGTTTACTGGCCTAATTCTCCATGGCGACTTCTTCAG GTGGCATGGGACGAACCGGAGTTACTACAAAACGTGAAGCGAGTTAGCCCATGGTTAGTTGAGTTGGTATCACATATTCCAGCCATCCCTCTGTCGCCCTTCTCTCCGCCAAGAAAGAGGCCACGGCCACCGGAATTTCCCCTTGGACAACTTCATATGCCGATGACACTTCTCCGCAACCCCCTCAGCCCCAGCAGCCCGTTGTGTTGTTTACCTGACAACATTTCTTCAGGCATACAGGGAGCCAGGCATGCTCAGTTTCTACTATCTTCATCGGATCCCCACTTCAATAATCTTCAGATGGGACCTCATCCATTCAACTTCAAGCCACTACCAAAGATCCTCACCGGCAGCCGCTTGGAGAATTCCAATTTTGATCCCTTATCATGTTCTCTGCAAACGAAGAGCTCGACCCTCAGTTTGAACGAAAACAACGAAACAAAGTCACCCGTGTTTCTTTTATTCGGTCAGCCAATCCTCACGGAACAGCAAATATCTCGGAGCTGCTCTTTGGATACTGAAGAGAACATGGGAAATGTCTCCAATGGTTCGGTATCAGCCGTTATTCAGAATTCTCCACCAGAAGCCTGTTCGGAAGGAGAGTTTCCAAGGTTAAAAGATCAAAAACTCGAGCTCGGGTTGGAGACAACGAACTGTAAGGTTTTCTTGGAGTCTGAGGACGTTGGTCGGACCCTTGACCTATCGAGTATCAGCTCATATGAAGAACTATACAGGAAACTGGCCTCCATGTTTAGCTTGCAAAGATCTGATACATCGACGAATGTAGTCTACAGCGATGCAGAAGGCGCCACCAGACCCACCGAAGACGTTCCGTTCGG TGATTTCATGAAGAAAGCGAGACGGCTGACGATACTGATCGAGTCGGGCAGGGAAAATCGTGGGATTTAG